The Aedes aegypti strain LVP_AGWG chromosome 3, AaegL5.0 Primary Assembly, whole genome shotgun sequence genome contains a region encoding:
- the LOC5578099 gene encoding SET and MYND domain-containing protein 4 has protein sequence MIRPELVQQLACPSFGLATSWIISRQGKPAGSLEQVWREFRRETWPFPKTKAGKDGEKARKLREKANDLYRGNPTEMDRVLRAYNEGICWAVEGSEEAAMGYGNRSAVYLKMGKYARCLANVELAKASGYPDAKMEKLEERKRKCLEVLEGKTDEVGGEVFDEVAIKDNLELVETKDCGRSLISKKELRVGEVAVVERPLLVVVEPEAVQSRCNYCGSKNELDLIPCRKCVSVMYCSEKCRDEAYSCYHKFECAVIKDLKNLFRGPKPTRMFQLTLKLFWMALNDLINDQEGFLKKYQEGLKSFRDPLEMDLSKQLHMHVLANDEPDTSSDLTGKGVTQFLTVLIYKIAVEENESVPTQVLKDNNSLLLEIMQKLVLMAKQICDQSVDDLTCFYPLLQMINHSCAPNAERIVSGDLRSIILTKRPINAGEQILICYFPNGSTDYKDKTKRKEMLQKEFQFECQCLGCSLDYPLLSTIEENAELRGQLEDIKTKSGDDRLKLLEDFLQQNDDQFPLKELAEAWNLYKQEILKRF, from the exons ATGATCCGTCCGGAGCTGGTGCAACAGCTGGCATGTCCGTCGTTCGGGCTGGCCACATCGTGGATCATATCGCGCCAAGGAAAACCGGCCGGATCGCTGGAGCAAGTGTGGCGCGAGTTTCGCCGGGAAACGTGGCCCTTTCCGAAGACGAAAGCCGGTAAGGATGGCGAAAAGGCACGGAAGTTGCGTGAGAAGGCGAATGACCTCTACCGGGGGAATCCAACGGAGATGGACCGGGTGCTGAGGGCGTATAATGAAGGAATTTGTTGGGCCGTGGAGGGCTCCGAGGAAGCGGCCATGGGGTACGGAAATCGATCGGCGGTTTATTTGAAGATGGGGAAGTATGCGAGATGCTTGGCCAATGTGGAGCTGGCCAAGGCGAGTGGGTATCCAGATGCGAAAATGGAGAAGCTGGAAGAACGGAAGCGAAAGTGTTTGGAGGTGTTGGAAGGCAAGACGGATGAAGTCGGGGGAGAGGTGTTCGATGAGGTGGCTATAAAGGATAATTTGGAATTGGTGGAAACAAAGGACTGCGGAAGAAGCTTGATTTCCAAGAAGGAGTTGAGAGTTGGAGAAGTTGCCGTGGTTGAAAGACCGTTGCTGGTAGTGGTTGAACCAGAGGCCGTTCAATCTCGCTGCAATTACTGCGGAAGTAAGAACGAGCTGGATTTGATTCCGTGTCGGAAGTGCGTTTCGGTcatgtattgttccgaaaaaTGTCGAGATGAAGCATACAGCTGCTATCATAAGTTTGAATGCGCGGTGATTAAGGACTTGAAAAATCTGTTTCGAGGTCCGAAGCCGACACGTATGTTCCAGCTTACATTGAAGTTGTTCTGGATGGCTTTGAACGACTTGATTAACGACCAGGAAGGattcttgaaaaagtatcaggaAGGCCTCAAATCTTTCAGAGATCCATTGGAAATGGATTTGAGTAAACAACTCCATATGCATGTCCTGGCAAATGATGAACCGGACACGAGTTCGGATTTGACCGGCAAGGGTGTGACCCAGTTTTTGACTGTGCTGATATACAAGATCGCAGTGGAAGAAAACGAATCCGTCCCAACTCAGGTTTTGAAGGATAACAACAGTCTTCTGCTAGAGATTATGCAAAAGTTGGTCCTAATGGCAAAACAAATCTGTGACCAAAGCGTGGACGATCTCACCTGCTTCTATCCGTTGCTGCAGATGATCAACCATTCGTGCGCTCCCAACGCGGAACGCATCGTGAGCGGAGATCTGCGTTCGATTATATTGACCAAGCGGCCAATAAATGCTGGGGAGCAGATTCTGATTTGCTATtt CCCCAATGGAAGCACTGACTACAAGGACAAAACCAAGCGGAAGGAAATGCTTCAGAAGGAGTTTCAGTTCGAATGCCAGTGTTTGGGATGCTCTCTGGACTATCCGTTGCTGAGTACCATTGAGGAGAATGCCGAATTGAGGGGCCAGCTGGAGGACATCAAAACAAAATCGGGCGACGATCGTTTGAAGCTACTTGAGGACTTCCTGCAGCAAAACGATGATCAGTTCCCGCTGAAGGAACTGGCTGAAGCGTGGAATTTGTACAAGCAGGAGATATTGAAGCGCTTTTGA
- the LOC5578100 gene encoding probable cGMP 3',5'-cyclic phosphodiesterase subunit delta produces MSNARKVITQAQCLFSFRAAFAKIFWVIFDFLPQLELTKPIPQKGEMGTDDVARSEKIREGFQINWLILRDADTGKIIWQENKDFSCPDVEHEARVPIKILDLRAVSREINFSTVESMENFRLDQKVLFKGRIMEEWFFEMGWVSPNTTNTWQSTIEAAPESQMMPAKVLNGNVTIETSFFDGETLISKSVVRLYYT; encoded by the exons ATGTCAAATGCGAGAAAAGTCATCACACAAGCGCAGTGTTTGTTTTCGTTTCGTGCTGCGTTTGCCAAAATTTTTTGGGTCATCTTCGATTTTCTGCCGCAGTTAGAATTGACGAAACCGATTCCCCAGAAAGGAGAAATGGGAACAGACGACGTGGCCCGAAGCGAAAAGATTCGTGAAGGTTTCCAAAT AAATTGGCTGATTTTGCGGGATGCCGACACCGGCAAGATTATCTGGCAAGAGAACAAGGACTTTTCCTGTCCGGATGTGGAACACGAGGCCCGGGTGCCGATCAAGATTCTGGACCTGAGGGCGGTCTCACGGGAGATCAATTTCAGCACCGTAGAATCGATGGAAAATTTTCGATTGGATCAGAAG GTTCTCTTCAAGGGACGTATCATGGAGGAATGGTTCTTTGAAATGGGCTGGGTCAGTCCGAATACGACCAATACGTGGCAATCGACGATCGAAGCTGCGCCAGAATCACAAATGATGCCAGCTAAAGTCCTCAATGGAAATGTGACCATCGAAACCAGTTTCTTCGACGGCGAGACGCTCATCAGTAAATCGGTCGTGAGGTTGTATTACACCTAA
- the LOC5578101 gene encoding signal peptidase complex subunit 2 — protein MTSKSKRGDNSGKDDEPVKINKWDGTAVKHALDDSVKTALMNRTNMKEHHAIIDGRLLICGLAVATALVALGYDYQYSFPTSKPVLIVCVCFYFFLMGVLTIYTTYVEKGIFAVGNQKDDKGNVKRWQASSDMKKYDDKYELTIQLRDARGVREATVHKSVANFIDANGTVLDDLVANELNRILNSFNSDKKDK, from the exons ATGACTTCTAAATCCAAGCGTGGTGATAACTCTGGCAAGGACGATGAG CCGGTCAAGATCAACAAATGGGACGGAACTGCAGTCAAGCATGCCCTTGACGATTCGGTCAAAACTGCCCTCATGAACCGGACCAACATGAAGGAACACCACGCCATAATCGACGGGCGACTACTGATCTGTGGGCTGGCCGTGGCCACTGCCCTTGTTGCCCTCGGGTACGACTACCAGTATTCTTTCCCCACCTCGAAGCCGGTGCTGATCGTGTGCGTTTGCTTCTACTTCTTCCTGATGGGGGTGCTGACGATCTACACGACCTACGTGGAGAAGGGAATCTTCGCCGTTGGCAACCAAAAGGACGACAAGGGCAACGTGAAGCGCTGGCAGGCCAGTTCCGACATGAAGAAGTACGACGATAAGTACGAGCTGACGATTCAGCTGCGTGATGCGCGAGGAGTGCGGGAAGCGACTGTCCACAAGTCCGTTGCTAACTTTATCGACGCCAACGGAACCGTGCTGGACGATTTGGTGGCCAACGAGCTGAACCGCATCCTGAACTCGTTCAATTCCGACAAGAAGGACAAATAA